Genomic DNA from Marnyiella aurantia:
AGAGAATAACCAATCTCGGCAATCCGGTGGCTTTGTTGAAAGGTACAGATCCACTTGACAAAAGAATCTTCATTATTTCCGCACATCTTGATTCAAGAGCCTCAGATGTTATGGATGCGAAAATTGCAGCTCCGGGTGCCAATGATGACGGCAGTGGAGTAGCAGCGGTAATTGAAAGCGCCAGAATATTAAGCATTTCCCGATTTCCCACTTCAGTACTTTTTGTGGCTTTCAGCGGTGAGGAACAGGGACTTTTGGGCGCACAGATGATGGCAGATAAAGCCGTAGCAGAAAAGTGGCAGATAGAAGCGCTCCTGAATAATGATATGATTGGCAATAACAGTTTTGATGCCCCTGAAAATTCCGGCGTTCCCAAACTGCGTGTGTTCAGCGAGGGGTTATCCGCTTACGAAACGGATAAAAGTGCCGCCGGCATCAGAGGTCTGGGCCTGGAAAATGATGGTGATGCAAGACAGCTCGCACGGTATATTAAAGAAACCGGAGAGAAGTATGTGAATGATATAGACATTAAACTGATTTACCGTAACGACCGCTTTCTGCGTGGCGGTGATCATACTCCATTTGTAAATCATGGTATTACTGCCGTTCGATTAACAGATTATTATGAAAATTACGACCATCAGCATCAGGATGTAAGGTCGGAGGGAGGAAAGAAGTTCGGCGACCTTATCGAATTTATGGATTTTGGCTACCTTCAAACCAATACTGCAGTAAATATTGCGGTACTGGCTAATTTGGCTAAAGCGCCTTCAAAACCTGAAAATGTCTTTATGGATGTAAAGGAGTTGACAAATACCACAAAACTCACCTGGCAAAGGCCTGCATCCGGAAAAGTGAAAGGCTATTATGTACTTATACGGGAAACCGACAGTCCGGTTTGGACGCAGAAGATTTTTATAAAGGAAACATCGGCAACCCTTCTATTTTCGAAGGACAATTTTCTGTTCGCCGTTCAAAGCGTATCGGAATCAGGAAATGTAAGCCTGCCGGTAATTCCAAAAGTATCCAGATAAAAAAAATCCGTTCGGTGAGGAACGGATTTATATAGTAGTTCTGAATGTACTATTCAGGAGCGTTCATATCGTACTTGTTTACTACTTTCTGCGAAACTCCCGTATTGCTGAAACCGCCGTCGTGGAAGAGATTCTGCATCGTTACCATTTTGGTTAGGTCACTGAACATGGATACACAATAGTTGGCGCAGTCCTCAGCAGATGCGTTGCCAAGCGGAGACATATCATCTGCATATCCAAAGAAACCGCCAAAGCCTTTCACACCGCTGCCCGCTGTGGTCATTGTTGGCGACTGCGAAATGGTGTTCACACGAACTTTTGATTTTTCGCCCCAATAATAACCGAACGTTCTGGCAATACTCTCCAGATAGGCTTTGTTATCGGACATGTCATTATAATCCGGGAAGGTTCTTTGTGCTGCGATATAGCTAAGTGCCAAAATGCTTCCCCAATCGTTCATACAGTCTTTCTCCCACGCCACACGCATCACTTTATGGAAGGAAACGGCAGAAATGTCCCAGCCTTTTTCCAGCCAGTCATAATTCATTTCCGTGTAGTGCTTGCCTTTTCTTACATTTACGGACATTCCGA
This window encodes:
- a CDS encoding M28 family metallopeptidase → MSSITDPVKGIGAARNWVLSKFRTYAANSGGRMEVFLQNRELQPDGKRIKRITNLGNPVALLKGTDPLDKRIFIISAHLDSRASDVMDAKIAAPGANDDGSGVAAVIESARILSISRFPTSVLFVAFSGEEQGLLGAQMMADKAVAEKWQIEALLNNDMIGNNSFDAPENSGVPKLRVFSEGLSAYETDKSAAGIRGLGLENDGDARQLARYIKETGEKYVNDIDIKLIYRNDRFLRGGDHTPFVNHGITAVRLTDYYENYDHQHQDVRSEGGKKFGDLIEFMDFGYLQTNTAVNIAVLANLAKAPSKPENVFMDVKELTNTTKLTWQRPASGKVKGYYVLIRETDSPVWTQKIFIKETSATLLFSKDNFLFAVQSVSESGNVSLPVIPKVSR
- a CDS encoding enoyl-ACP reductase FabI: MSYGLLKGKKGIIFGALNNQSIAWKVAEKCHEEGAEFILSNAPIALRMGELNELAEKTGSEVIGADATSVEDLGKLFDAAVEKFGKIDFILHSIGMSVNVRKGKHYTEMNYDWLEKGWDISAVSFHKVMRVAWEKDCMNDWGSILALSYIAAQRTFPDYNDMSDNKAYLESIARTFGYYWGEKSKVRVNTISQSPTMTTAGSGVKGFGGFFGYADDMSPLGNASAEDCANYCVSMFSDLTKMVTMQNLFHDGGFSNTGVSQKVVNKYDMNAPE